From a region of the Impatiens glandulifera chromosome 4, dImpGla2.1, whole genome shotgun sequence genome:
- the LOC124933773 gene encoding translation initiation factor eIF-2B subunit delta-like isoform X2 → MYLAGDISGGNARCIAMLQAFQEAIKEYSTPPEKALIRDLTTKINCYVSFLIECRSLSISMGNAIRFLKTRIAKLSSTLSESEAKATLQSDINNFISEKIILADKVIVSHAVTKIRDGDVLLTYGSSSAVEMLFVHAHDLGKQFRVVIVDSRPKLEGRLLLRRLLGKGVKCTYTHISAVSYVMHEATRVFLGASSVFANGTVYSRVGTACVAMVAHEFRIPVIVCCEAYKFHERVQLDSICSNELGDPDGIAKVHAKEDMSNLDNLAKSENLQLLNLIYDATPSEYISMIITDYGMVPPTSVPVIVREYGREHFWV, encoded by the exons ATGTATCTAGCTGGAGATATTTCCGGTGGAAATGCACGCTGTATAGCAATGCTACAAGCATTTCAAGAGGCGATTAAGGAATACTCAACCCCACCAGAAAAGGCTCTTATTAGAGATTTAACCACAAAAATTAATTGCTACGTCTCGTTTCTAATCGAATGCAGATCCCTATCAATCAGCATGGGCAATGCCATTAGGTTTCTTAAGACCCGAATAGCTAAATTATCCTCCACATTGTCAGAATCAGAAGCCAAGGCAACTCTTCAATCAGATATCAACAATTTCATTAGTGAGAAGATAATACTAGCAGATAAGGTGATAGTAAGCCACGCTGTGACAAAAATTAGGGATGGGGATGTTCTTCTCACATACGGTTCATCCTCCGCCGTTGAGATGCTTTTCGTACATGCACACGATCTCGGGAAGCAGTTTCGTGTTGTAATTGTGGATTCGAGGCCGAAGCTTGAAGGAAGACTATTGCTTCGTAGGTTGTTGGGGAAAGGTGTTAAATGTACTTACACGCATATAAGTGCGGTTTCTTATGTTATGCATGAAGCAACTAGGGTTTTTCTTGGTGCTTCTTCGGTATTTGCAAACGGGACTGTTTATTCTAGGGTTGGGACAGCTTGTGTTGCTATGGTTGCTCATGAGTTTAGAATTCCAGTCATTGTTTGCTGCGAAGCATATAAATTTCATGAGAGAGTGCAACTTGATTCGATTTGTTCCAATGAACTCG GTGATCCTGACGGTATTGCAAAGGTTCATGCGAAAGAGGATATGAGCAATTTAGACAATTTGGCTAAGAGTGAGAACTTGCAGCTTCTAAATCTTAT TTATGATGCTACACCTTCAGAATATATTTCCATGATTATCACAGATTATGGCATG GTTCCACCCACTAGTGTTCCTGTGATTGTGCGAGAATATGGTAGGGAACACTTCTGGGTATAA
- the LOC124933773 gene encoding translation initiation factor eIF-2B subunit delta-like isoform X1, which translates to MDPRRIQRAVIDPKVRQVGFFAPGAAPNRTMSSPPGPSSSSPLISDISQSGNNLSPVMIPPPRHLSDVSRQVQFPIDPLSPLRRPTAIESNSVGSYNPTEFISPREFPDDAPSPGGHQRGHFGKHAYSLPSAGFDYPAMKPNTPPPASSLTTVSVVNQLPPGVSDFSDKRDSKASIVEKEGGGVSTDIQNDRPSGPKPPKEKLSKAERRAIQEAQRAAKAASKGEGKSAVASTLENAKAPKTVKPQAQRKENSSPASVPERKGSDLPADKDRKKDVPHPRMQFDDKSRVEKAKKRAVVKQTEARNRVELFRHLPQYEQGSLLPDLSSKLFQLDTVHPAVYKVGLMYLAGDISGGNARCIAMLQAFQEAIKEYSTPPEKALIRDLTTKINCYVSFLIECRSLSISMGNAIRFLKTRIAKLSSTLSESEAKATLQSDINNFISEKIILADKVIVSHAVTKIRDGDVLLTYGSSSAVEMLFVHAHDLGKQFRVVIVDSRPKLEGRLLLRRLLGKGVKCTYTHISAVSYVMHEATRVFLGASSVFANGTVYSRVGTACVAMVAHEFRIPVIVCCEAYKFHERVQLDSICSNELGDPDGIAKVHAKEDMSNLDNLAKSENLQLLNLIYDATPSEYISMIITDYGMVPPTSVPVIVREYGREHFWV; encoded by the exons ATGGATCCCCGCCGAATCCAGCGGGCCGTGATCGATCCCAAGGTTCGTCAGGTAGGATTCTTCGCACCTGGAGCTGCTCCCAACCGGACTATGTCCAGTCCACCGGGTccctcttcttcttcacctCTCATTTCAGACATCTCGCAGTCAGGAAACAATCTATCTCCTGTCATGATTCCCCCGCCGCGTCATCTCTCCGACGTTTCCCGTCAGGTTCAATTTCCAATCGATCCGCTCTCGCCTCTCCGAAGACCTACCGCTATTGAATCTAATTCAGTCGGAAGTTACAATCCTACGGAGTTTATCTCGCCAAGAGAATTCCCCGATGATGCTCCGTCACCAGGAGGTCATCAAAGAGGACATTTTGGAAAACATGCTTATTCTCTCCCTAGTGCAGGATTTGATTACCCTGCTATGAAACCAAATACTCCCCCTCCGGCGAGTAGTTTGACGACGGTGTCCGTGGTGAATCAACTGCCTCCAGGAGTATCTG ATTTCTCTGATAAGAGAGACTCAAAAGCATCAATTGTAGAGAAAGAAGGAGGAGGAGTATCAACTGATATTCAAAATGATCGACCATCAGGGCCAAAGCCCCCAAAAGAGAAACTCTCTAAGGCTGAAAGGCGCGCCATTCAAGAGGCTCAACGTGCCGCAAAAGCTGCTTCAAAAG GTGAAGGAAAATCGGCAGTTGCTTCAACTTTGGAAAATGCAAAGGCTCCTAAAACTGTGAAACCACAAGCACAAAGGAAGGAAAATTCTTCTCCAGCCTCTGTGCCTGAAAGAAAAGGAAGTGATCTTCCTGCtgataaagatagaaagaaAGATGTACCTCATCCACGGATGCAATTTGATGATAAGAGTCGAGTGGAGAAAGCCAAAAAGCGGGCAGTTGTTAAACAAACCGAGGCCAGGAATAGAGTTGAATTATTCAGGCACTTGCCTCAATACGAACAAGGATCTCTGCTACCTGATCTTAGTTCAAAACTGTTTCAACTCGATACAGTTCATCCAGCAGTTTACAAG GTTGGTCTGATGTATCTAGCTGGAGATATTTCCGGTGGAAATGCACGCTGTATAGCAATGCTACAAGCATTTCAAGAGGCGATTAAGGAATACTCAACCCCACCAGAAAAGGCTCTTATTAGAGATTTAACCACAAAAATTAATTGCTACGTCTCGTTTCTAATCGAATGCAGATCCCTATCAATCAGCATGGGCAATGCCATTAGGTTTCTTAAGACCCGAATAGCTAAATTATCCTCCACATTGTCAGAATCAGAAGCCAAGGCAACTCTTCAATCAGATATCAACAATTTCATTAGTGAGAAGATAATACTAGCAGATAAGGTGATAGTAAGCCACGCTGTGACAAAAATTAGGGATGGGGATGTTCTTCTCACATACGGTTCATCCTCCGCCGTTGAGATGCTTTTCGTACATGCACACGATCTCGGGAAGCAGTTTCGTGTTGTAATTGTGGATTCGAGGCCGAAGCTTGAAGGAAGACTATTGCTTCGTAGGTTGTTGGGGAAAGGTGTTAAATGTACTTACACGCATATAAGTGCGGTTTCTTATGTTATGCATGAAGCAACTAGGGTTTTTCTTGGTGCTTCTTCGGTATTTGCAAACGGGACTGTTTATTCTAGGGTTGGGACAGCTTGTGTTGCTATGGTTGCTCATGAGTTTAGAATTCCAGTCATTGTTTGCTGCGAAGCATATAAATTTCATGAGAGAGTGCAACTTGATTCGATTTGTTCCAATGAACTCG GTGATCCTGACGGTATTGCAAAGGTTCATGCGAAAGAGGATATGAGCAATTTAGACAATTTGGCTAAGAGTGAGAACTTGCAGCTTCTAAATCTTAT TTATGATGCTACACCTTCAGAATATATTTCCATGATTATCACAGATTATGGCATG GTTCCACCCACTAGTGTTCCTGTGATTGTGCGAGAATATGGTAGGGAACACTTCTGGGTATAA
- the LOC124936292 gene encoding TSET complex member tstD — protein sequence MLLAVLIANSEGNILVERFNGVPAEERLHWRSFLVKLGADNLRGVKNEELLVACHKSVFVVYTVLGDVSIFVVGKDEYDELALSEAIYVVTSALKDVCGKVPTERLFLDKYGKICLCLDEIVWKGLLENTDKERIKRLIRLKPPTDF from the exons ATGCTATTGGCCGTGTTGATCGCTAACTCTGAAGGCAACATCCTAGTAGAACG GTTTAATGGTGTTCCAGCTGAGGAACGTTTACATTGGCGTTCTTTCTTGGTAAAGCTTGGAGCAGATAATCTTAGAGGTGTTAAAAATGAAGAACTCCTAGTTGCTTGCCATAA ATCAGTCTTTGTTGTTTACACTGTTCTTGGAGATGTCAGCATATTTGTAGTTGGGAAAGATGAATATGATGAACTTGCAT TGTCGGAAGCAATTTATGTCGTTACTTCGGCTTTGAAGGATGTTTGTGGTAAAGTTCCTACAGAACGCCTTTTCTTAGACAAGTATGGGAAAATATGCTTGTGTCTGGATGAAATTGTGTGGAAG GGTTTGCTAGAGAATACGGATAAAGAAAGAATTAAACGACTAATCAGGCTGAAACCTCCGACTGATTTCTGA